A genome region from Neisseria meningitidis includes the following:
- a CDS encoding TerC family protein → MTEYPGIGSPLFYGVFFAAVLVMIALDMFSLKKNGSHKVGVKEALAWSGLWVAVSCLFAGWLYFELAGNLGYGAAVAKEKVLEFFTGYILEKSLAVDNIFVFLMIFGYFKVAPQFQHRVLLYGVLGALVLRTVMIFVGAALVRQFEWILYLFGAFLLYTGIHMMKPEGDEKEDLANSRLLNAVKKVVPVGTEFHGEKFFTVENGKKIATPLFLVLVMIELSDVVFAVDSIPAVFAVTTDPFIVLTSNIFAILGLRAMYFLLADVAERFIFLKYGLAFVLSFIGVKMLVMHWVHIPISVSLSVVFGALGASILTSLIYTKKQPDK, encoded by the coding sequence ATGACAGAATATCCCGGCATCGGGTCGCCGTTGTTTTACGGCGTTTTTTTTGCGGCAGTGCTGGTCATGATTGCCTTGGATATGTTTTCGCTGAAGAAAAACGGCAGCCATAAAGTCGGCGTCAAAGAAGCCTTGGCATGGAGCGGCTTGTGGGTTGCCGTATCCTGCCTGTTCGCGGGCTGGCTGTATTTTGAACTCGCCGGCAATCTCGGCTACGGCGCGGCAGTCGCAAAAGAAAAAGTATTGGAATTCTTTACCGGCTACATTTTGGAAAAATCGTTGGCAGTCGACAATATTTTCGTGTTCCTGATGATATTCGGCTACTTCAAAGTCGCACCGCAGTTTCAGCACCGCGTGCTGCTGTACGGCGTATTGGGCGCATTGGTATTGCGCACCGTCATGATTTTCGTCGGCGCGGCACTGGTTCGGCAGTTTGAGTGGATTCTGTATCTGTTTGGCGCGTTCCTGCTCTATACTGGTATACACATGATGAAGCCCGAAGGCGATGAGAAAGAGGATTTGGCAAACAGCAGGCTGCTGAATGCCGTCAAGAAAGTCGTTCCGGTCGGCACGGAATTTCACGGCGAGAAATTTTTTACCGTCGAAAACGGCAAAAAAATCGCCACGCCGCTGTTTTTGGTGCTGGTCATGATTGAATTGAGCGATGTCGTGTTTGCTGTGGACAGTATTCCCGCCGTCTTTGCCGTTACCACCGATCCGTTTATCGTGCTGACTTCCAATATTTTCGCTATTTTGGGTTTGCGGGCGATGTATTTCCTACTGGCGGATGTGGCGGAACGCTTTATCTTCCTGAAATACGGCTTGGCATTCGTGTTGAGTTTTATCGGTGTGAAAATGCTGGTAATGCATTGGGTGCATATCCCGATTTCCGTTTCACTGTCGGTCGTGTTCGGCGCGTTGGGTGCATCGATACTGACCTCGTTAATTTATACGAAAAAACAGCCTGATAAATAA
- the murA gene encoding UDP-N-acetylglucosamine 1-carboxyvinyltransferase, whose product MDKLKISANGPLNGEITVSGAKNAALPLMCAGLLTSGTLRLKNVPMLADVKTTQKLLQGMGARVLTDNISEFEINGGTVNNTCAPYELVRTMRASILVLGPTLARFGEAQVSLPGGCAIGSRPVDQHLKGLEAMGAEIVIEHGYVKAKGKLKGTRVAMDVVTVGGTENLLMAATLAEGTTVLENCAIEPEVVDLAECLVKMGAKISGIGTSTMIVEGVDELHGCEHSVVPDRIEAGTFLCAVAITGGRVVLRNAAPKTMEVVLDKLVEAGAVIEAGDDWIAIDMRQRPKAVDIRTVVHPGFPTDMQAQFMALNAVAEGSCRVVETIFENRFMHVPELNRMGANITTEGNTAFVQGVERLSGAVVKATDLRASASLVIAGLAARGETVVEQIYHLDRGYENIEKKLGSVGAKIERVSG is encoded by the coding sequence GTGGATAAACTGAAAATCTCCGCAAACGGCCCGCTCAACGGGGAAATAACGGTCTCGGGCGCGAAAAACGCGGCATTGCCGCTGATGTGCGCGGGTTTGCTGACATCGGGTACGTTGCGCCTGAAAAATGTGCCTATGCTGGCAGATGTGAAAACCACGCAAAAGCTGCTTCAGGGGATGGGCGCGCGCGTCCTGACCGACAATATCAGCGAATTTGAAATCAACGGCGGTACGGTAAACAATACCTGCGCGCCGTATGAGCTGGTCAGAACTATGCGCGCCTCGATTTTGGTGCTTGGCCCGACGCTGGCGCGTTTCGGCGAGGCGCAAGTCAGCCTGCCGGGCGGCTGCGCCATCGGTTCGCGCCCCGTCGATCAGCATTTGAAAGGCTTGGAAGCGATGGGGGCGGAAATCGTCATCGAACACGGTTACGTCAAAGCCAAAGGCAAACTCAAAGGTACGCGCGTGGCGATGGATGTCGTTACCGTCGGCGGCACGGAAAACCTGCTGATGGCGGCGACGCTGGCGGAAGGTACGACGGTTTTGGAAAACTGCGCCATCGAGCCTGAAGTGGTCGATTTGGCGGAATGCCTGGTCAAAATGGGCGCGAAAATCAGCGGCATCGGTACGTCCACAATGATTGTGGAAGGTGTGGACGAGCTGCACGGCTGCGAACACAGCGTTGTCCCCGACCGGATTGAAGCGGGGACGTTCCTGTGTGCGGTGGCGATAACCGGCGGCAGGGTGGTTTTGCGGAATGCTGCGCCGAAAACGATGGAAGTGGTGTTGGACAAACTGGTTGAGGCAGGTGCGGTGATTGAGGCGGGCGACGATTGGATCGCCATCGATATGCGGCAGCGTCCGAAGGCGGTGGACATCCGCACGGTCGTCCACCCCGGCTTCCCCACGGATATGCAGGCGCAGTTTATGGCATTGAATGCCGTGGCGGAGGGAAGCTGCCGCGTGGTGGAAACGATTTTTGAAAACCGCTTTATGCACGTCCCCGAGTTGAACCGGATGGGGGCGAACATTACAACCGAGGGCAATACGGCATTTGTGCAGGGTGTGGAACGGCTTTCCGGCGCAGTCGTCAAGGCGACGGATTTGCGTGCGTCCGCAAGCCTCGTTATCGCCGGTTTGGCGGCGCGCGGCGAAACCGTGGTCGAACAGATTTACCACTTGGATCGCGGTTATGAAAATATTGAAAAAAAACTCGGCAGCGTCGGCGCGAAAATCGAGCGCGTATCCGGCTGA
- a CDS encoding phosphoglycerate kinase, whose translation MAFLKLTEQNVQGKTVLIRADMNVPFKDGKISDDTRIRASLASIKYCLDNGASVIVMTHLGRPTEGEFHSEDDVAPVAAHLGGLLGKDVKVLNDWRENKPALNAGDVVMLQNVRINKGEKKNDLELGKAYASLCDVFVNDAFGTAHRAQASTEAVAQAAPVACAGVLMAGELDALGKALKQPARPMVAIVAGSKVSTKLTILESLADKVDQLIVGGGIANTFLLAEGKAIGKSLAEHDLVEESKKIMAKMAAKGGSVPLPTDVVVAKAFAADAEAVVKDIADVAEDEMILDIGPKSAAALADLLKAADTVVWNGPVGVFEFDQFAGGTKALAEAIAQSKAFSIAGGGDTLAAIAKFGVTDQIGYISTGGGAFLEFLEGKELPAVAALEKRGE comes from the coding sequence ATGGCATTTTTAAAACTGACCGAACAAAACGTGCAGGGCAAAACCGTCCTCATTCGCGCCGATATGAACGTGCCGTTCAAAGACGGCAAAATCAGCGACGACACCCGTATCCGCGCCTCACTTGCGTCCATCAAATACTGCTTGGACAACGGCGCGTCCGTCATCGTGATGACCCACTTGGGTCGCCCGACCGAAGGCGAATTCCATTCCGAAGACGATGTCGCGCCCGTTGCCGCGCACTTGGGCGGTCTGTTGGGCAAAGACGTGAAAGTATTGAACGACTGGCGTGAAAACAAACCGGCTTTGAACGCGGGCGATGTCGTGATGCTGCAAAACGTGCGTATCAACAAAGGCGAGAAGAAAAACGATTTGGAACTGGGCAAAGCCTACGCTTCTTTGTGCGACGTGTTCGTCAATGACGCGTTCGGCACCGCGCACCGCGCCCAAGCCTCGACCGAAGCCGTCGCCCAAGCCGCTCCCGTTGCCTGCGCCGGCGTATTGATGGCGGGCGAACTCGACGCTTTGGGCAAAGCCTTGAAACAGCCCGCGCGCCCGATGGTTGCCATCGTTGCCGGCAGCAAAGTGTCCACCAAGCTGACCATCCTCGAATCGCTGGCGGACAAAGTCGACCAACTCATCGTCGGCGGCGGTATCGCCAACACCTTCCTGTTGGCGGAAGGTAAAGCCATCGGCAAATCTTTGGCGGAACACGATTTGGTGGAAGAATCCAAAAAAATTATGGCGAAAATGGCGGCCAAAGGAGGTTCTGTGCCGCTGCCGACCGATGTCGTCGTTGCCAAAGCCTTTGCCGCCGATGCCGAAGCGGTGGTAAAAGACATTGCCGACGTTGCCGAAGACGAGATGATTTTGGACATCGGCCCGAAATCTGCCGCCGCGCTTGCCGATTTGCTTAAAGCCGCCGACACGGTCGTTTGGAACGGACCGGTCGGCGTGTTCGAGTTTGACCAGTTCGCAGGCGGTACGAAAGCCCTTGCCGAAGCCATTGCCCAAAGCAAAGCGTTCTCCATTGCTGGCGGCGGCGACACGCTGGCGGCGATTGCCAAATTCGGCGTTACCGACCAAATCGGCTACATCTCCACCGGAGGTGGCGCGTTCCTTGAGTTCTTGGAAGGTAAAGAGTTGCCTGCCGTAGCCGCTTTGGAAAAACGCGGCGAGTAA
- a CDS encoding BolA family protein codes for MLTSEQVKAMIEGVAKCEHIEVEGDGHHFFAVIVSSEFEGKARLARHRLIKDGLKAQLESNELHALSISVAATPAEWNAKAQ; via the coding sequence ATGCTGACCTCGGAACAAGTAAAAGCCATGATTGAAGGCGTGGCAAAATGCGAACACATCGAAGTAGAAGGCGACGGACATCATTTTTTCGCCGTCATCGTTTCATCAGAATTTGAAGGCAAGGCACGCCTCGCGCGCCACCGCCTGATTAAAGACGGGCTTAAAGCCCAACTGGAAAGCAACGAACTGCACGCACTTTCCATTTCGGTAGCCGCCACACCGGCAGAATGGAATGCCAAAGCACAATAA
- the ftsX gene encoding permease-like cell division protein FtsX → MSIIHYLSLHVESARTALKQLLRQPFGTLLTLIMLAVAMTLPLFMYLGIQSGQSVLGKLNESPQITVYMETAAAQSDSDTVRSLLVRDKRLDNIRFISKEDGLEELQSNLDQNLISMLDGNPLPDVFIVTPDPATTPAQMQAIYRDITKLPMVESANMDTEWVQTLYQINEFIRKILWFLSLTLGMAFVLVAHNTIRLQILSRKEEIEITKLLGAPASFIRRPFLYQAMWQSILSAAVSLGLCGWLLSAVRPLVDAIFKPYGLNIGWRFFYPGEIALVFGFVIALGIFGAWLATTQHLLGFKAKK, encoded by the coding sequence ATGAGCATCATCCACTACCTCTCGCTGCACGTCGAATCCGCGCGCACCGCGCTCAAACAGCTTCTGCGCCAACCTTTCGGCACACTGCTTACCCTCATAATGCTCGCCGTCGCCATGACCCTGCCGCTGTTTATGTACTTGGGCATCCAAAGCGGGCAAAGCGTGTTGGGCAAACTCAATGAGTCGCCGCAAATCACCGTCTATATGGAAACCGCCGCCGCACAAAGCGACAGCGATACCGTCCGCAGCCTGCTGGTGCGCGACAAACGGCTCGACAACATCCGCTTTATCAGCAAAGAAGACGGTTTGGAAGAATTACAGTCCAATCTCGACCAAAATCTGATTTCCATGCTTGACGGTAACCCCCTGCCGGATGTCTTTATCGTTACCCCCGACCCGGCAACCACGCCCGCCCAAATGCAGGCAATCTACCGGGACATTACCAAACTGCCTATGGTCGAATCCGCCAACATGGATACGGAATGGGTACAGACACTGTACCAAATCAACGAATTCATCCGTAAAATCTTATGGTTTCTTTCCCTGACGCTGGGGATGGCGTTCGTCCTTGTCGCGCACAACACCATCCGACTGCAAATCCTCAGCCGAAAAGAAGAAATCGAAATCACCAAACTCTTGGGCGCGCCCGCGTCGTTTATCCGCCGCCCATTCCTTTATCAAGCCATGTGGCAGAGCATCCTTTCCGCCGCCGTCAGCTTGGGGCTTTGCGGTTGGCTGCTCTCTGCCGTGCGCCCCTTGGTCGATGCCATCTTCAAACCCTACGGACTTAATATCGGCTGGCGTTTCTTCTACCCGGGAGAAATCGCACTGGTGTTCGGCTTCGTCATCGCACTGGGGATATTCGGCGCGTGGCTTGCCACCACCCAGCACCTGCTCGGCTTCAAAGCCAAAAAATAA
- the ftsE gene encoding cell division ATP-binding protein FtsE — translation MIRFEQVSKTYPGGFEALKNVSFQINKGEMIFIAGHSGSGKSTVLKLISGITKPSRGKILFNGQDLGTLSDNQIGFMRQHIGIVFQDHKILYDRNVLQNVILPLRIIGYPPRKAEERARIAIEKVGLKGRELDDPVTLSGGEQQRLCIARAVVHQPSLLIADEPSANLDRAYALDIMELFKTFHEAGTTVIVAAHDETLMADYGHRILRLSKGRLA, via the coding sequence ATGATCCGTTTCGAACAAGTTTCCAAAACCTATCCCGGCGGTTTTGAAGCCCTGAAAAACGTCAGCTTCCAAATCAACAAAGGCGAAATGATATTTATCGCGGGACACTCCGGTTCGGGCAAATCCACCGTCCTCAAGCTGATTTCGGGCATCACCAAGCCGAGCAGGGGCAAAATCCTGTTTAACGGGCAGGATCTCGGCACATTGTCCGACAACCAAATCGGCTTTATGCGCCAACACATCGGCATCGTGTTCCAAGACCACAAAATCCTCTACGACCGCAACGTCCTGCAAAACGTCATCCTGCCGCTTCGGATTATCGGCTATCCGCCGCGCAAAGCCGAAGAGCGTGCCCGCATCGCCATCGAAAAAGTCGGCCTGAAAGGACGAGAATTGGACGATCCCGTAACCCTCTCCGGCGGTGAACAACAACGCCTGTGCATCGCCCGCGCCGTCGTTCACCAGCCCAGCCTGCTGATTGCCGACGAACCCTCCGCCAACCTCGACCGCGCCTACGCGCTCGATATTATGGAATTGTTCAAAACCTTCCACGAAGCGGGAACAACCGTCATCGTCGCCGCACATGACGAAACCCTGATGGCGGACTACGGACACCGCATCCTGCGCCTCTCGAAAGGACGACTCGCATGA
- a CDS encoding TlpA disulfide reductase family protein: protein MKYLNLAAITLAATFAAHTASADELAGWKDNTPQSLQSLKAPVRIVNLWATWCGPCQKEMPAMSKWYKAQKKGSVDMVGIALDTSDNIGNFLKQTPVSYPIWRYTEANSRNFMKSYGNNVGVLPFTVVEAPKCGYKQTITGEVNEKSLTEAVKLAHSKCR, encoded by the coding sequence ATGAAATACTTGAATCTTGCCGCAATCACCCTTGCCGCCACATTTGCCGCACATACCGCCTCGGCAGACGAACTGGCCGGATGGAAAGACAACACCCCACAAAGCCTGCAATCACTCAAAGCCCCCGTACGCATCGTCAACCTTTGGGCAACCTGGTGCGGCCCGTGCCAAAAAGAGATGCCCGCCATGTCCAAATGGTACAAAGCGCAGAAAAAAGGCAGCGTCGATATGGTCGGCATCGCGCTCGACACATCCGACAATATCGGCAACTTCCTCAAACAAACTCCTGTTTCCTACCCGATTTGGCGTTACACCGAGGCGAACAGCCGAAACTTTATGAAATCCTACGGAAACAATGTCGGCGTACTGCCCTTTACCGTCGTCGAAGCCCCGAAATGCGGGTACAAACAAACCATTACCGGGGAAGTGAACGAAAAAAGCCTGACCGAAGCCGTCAAACTCGCCCATTCAAAATGCCGTTAA
- the arsC gene encoding arsenate reductase (glutaredoxin) (This arsenate reductase requires both glutathione and glutaredoxin to convert arsenate to arsenite, after which the efflux transporter formed by ArsA and ArsB can extrude the arsenite from the cell, providing resistance.) produces MPEIKIFHNPRCSKSRAALSLLEERGIAAEVVKYLDTPPDLSELKDIFNKLGLASARGMMRVKDDLYKELGLDNPNLDNDALLRAIADHPALLERPIVLANGKAAVGRPLENIEAVL; encoded by the coding sequence ATGCCTGAAATCAAAATTTTCCACAATCCGCGTTGCAGCAAATCGCGTGCCGCCTTGTCCCTATTGGAAGAACGCGGCATTGCTGCCGAAGTGGTCAAATATTTGGATACGCCGCCCGACTTGTCCGAATTGAAGGATATTTTCAACAAATTGGGCTTGGCATCGGCGCGCGGGATGATGCGCGTGAAAGATGATTTGTATAAGGAATTGGGTTTGGATAACCCCAATTTGGACAATGACGCGCTGCTGCGTGCCATCGCCGATCATCCCGCCCTGTTGGAGCGTCCGATTGTTTTGGCAAACGGTAAGGCGGCTGTCGGCAGACCGCTGGAAAATATCGAAGCGGTATTGTGA
- a CDS encoding YdcF family protein, with amino-acid sequence MNKRLFCSRNGLRYYLLGGFCLSVFPFLLVFASSVWAVYRTGGQVLPPYVRADAALVLGAAAWDKHPSPVFRERINHAIVLYQSRRVGKIVFTGGRTKKGYMTEAEVGRRYALKQGVPARNILFENTSRNTYENLNNIRPVLRANGIASVVIVSDPYHLARAAEMAEDLGVRVYMSATPTTRFDAGNKKKIFMLQEGYALSLYRLEKWGSRFLGWLSD; translated from the coding sequence GTGAACAAACGGCTGTTTTGCAGCCGCAACGGCTTGCGCTATTACCTGTTGGGCGGTTTCTGTTTGAGTGTTTTTCCGTTTTTGCTGGTGTTTGCCTCATCCGTTTGGGCGGTTTATCGGACGGGCGGGCAGGTTTTGCCGCCGTATGTCCGGGCGGATGCCGCGCTGGTGTTGGGTGCCGCCGCGTGGGACAAACACCCTTCTCCGGTTTTTCGGGAACGCATCAACCACGCCATCGTGCTTTATCAGAGCCGCAGGGTAGGCAAAATCGTGTTTACGGGAGGGCGAACCAAAAAAGGCTATATGACCGAAGCCGAGGTCGGGCGGCGGTACGCGCTCAAACAGGGGGTTCCGGCGCGCAACATCCTGTTTGAAAACACTTCGCGCAACACTTATGAAAACCTGAACAACATCCGTCCGGTTTTGCGTGCCAACGGTATTGCCAGCGTGGTGATTGTCAGCGATCCCTACCATTTGGCGCGGGCGGCGGAAATGGCGGAGGATTTGGGTGTCCGCGTTTATATGTCTGCCACCCCGACCACGCGGTTTGATGCGGGAAATAAGAAAAAAATCTTTATGCTGCAAGAGGGATATGCGTTATCCCTCTACCGTTTGGAAAAATGGGGCAGCCGCTTTTTGGGATGGCTGTCTGATTGA
- the gltX gene encoding glutamate--tRNA ligase: MTVKTRFAPSPTGYLHIGGVRTALFSWAFARHHKGEFLLRIEDTDLARSTAESVNIILDGMKWVGLNYDNADNVVYQTRRFDRYKEVIAELLEKGHAYYCYCSKEELEAMREKAEKEGTATYDRRWRPEAGKTLPEIPAGVQPVVRFKTPLDGVTKWADLVKGEISIPNEALDDLIIARADGTPTYNFCVVVDDYDMGVTHVIRGDDHVNNTPKQINILKAIGANLPEYGHLPMILNEQGKKISKRSGDTVAITDFGAMGILPEAMLNYLARLGWAHGDDEFFTMEQFIEWFDLKDVSPSPSRMDLKKLYWINGEHIKITTNEKLAEMVKPRLALRDIHETSKPALEDVLALVKDRAQDLNALADECLYFYKKQVPAEADVAKHWDDEAAARMLRFAERLEGLEDWNAEAIHDLFKPFCDEEGIKMGKLGMPLRLAVCGTAKTPSVDAVLALIGKEEVLKRIRA; the protein is encoded by the coding sequence ATGACCGTCAAAACCCGTTTCGCCCCCAGCCCCACCGGCTACCTGCACATTGGCGGCGTTCGCACCGCCTTGTTTTCGTGGGCGTTTGCCCGCCATCATAAAGGCGAATTTTTATTGCGCATCGAAGACACCGACTTGGCGCGTTCTACCGCCGAATCCGTCAACATCATCCTCGACGGCATGAAATGGGTCGGCCTGAACTACGACAACGCCGACAATGTCGTGTACCAAACCCGCCGTTTCGACCGCTACAAAGAAGTCATTGCCGAACTTTTAGAAAAAGGCCATGCCTACTACTGCTATTGCAGCAAAGAAGAGCTGGAAGCCATGCGCGAGAAAGCCGAAAAAGAAGGCACGGCGACTTACGACCGCCGCTGGCGGCCGGAAGCGGGCAAAACCCTGCCCGAAATCCCTGCCGGCGTGCAACCCGTCGTCCGCTTCAAAACGCCTTTGGATGGCGTAACCAAGTGGGCGGACTTGGTCAAAGGCGAAATTTCCATCCCCAACGAAGCCCTCGACGACCTGATTATCGCACGCGCCGACGGCACACCGACCTACAACTTCTGCGTCGTGGTGGACGACTACGACATGGGCGTTACCCACGTTATCCGGGGCGACGACCATGTGAACAACACCCCGAAACAAATCAACATCTTAAAAGCCATCGGCGCAAACCTGCCCGAATACGGACACCTGCCCATGATTCTCAACGAACAAGGCAAAAAAATCTCCAAACGCAGCGGCGATACCGTCGCCATTACCGATTTCGGCGCAATGGGCATCCTGCCCGAAGCCATGCTCAACTATCTGGCGCGCTTGGGCTGGGCGCACGGCGACGACGAGTTCTTTACGATGGAACAATTCATCGAATGGTTTGATTTGAAAGACGTTTCCCCGTCTCCAAGCCGTATGGACTTGAAAAAACTCTACTGGATCAACGGCGAACACATCAAAATCACCACCAACGAAAAACTGGCCGAAATGGTGAAACCGCGCCTCGCCCTGCGCGATATCCATGAAACAAGCAAGCCTGCTTTGGAAGACGTGTTGGCATTGGTCAAAGACCGCGCCCAAGATTTGAACGCCTTGGCAGACGAATGTCTGTATTTCTACAAAAAACAAGTCCCTGCCGAAGCCGATGTTGCCAAACACTGGGACGACGAAGCCGCCGCCCGTATGCTGCGCTTTGCCGAACGCCTCGAAGGGCTGGAAGACTGGAATGCCGAAGCCATCCACGACCTCTTCAAACCCTTCTGCGACGAAGAAGGCATTAAAATGGGCAAACTCGGCATGCCCCTGCGCCTTGCCGTCTGCGGTACGGCGAAAACCCCCAGCGTCGATGCTGTGTTGGCATTAATCGGCAAAGAAGAAGTGTTGAAACGCATCCGCGCTTAA
- a CDS encoding GNAT family N-acetyltransferase, whose product MNSLFVDNTVFITRLKAGHIGRLVQALFEEWHGFEPWSSVDKIHAYYGRCLKDDELPLAFAAVDDSGTLLGSATVKRHDMESFPQYEYWLGDVFVLPEYRGKGIGRRLVAHCIGAARSLGIKFLYLYTPDVQIFYESFGWAVVGRHFHNGEWVTVMRLDMDKV is encoded by the coding sequence ATGAATTCCCTCTTTGTAGACAATACTGTTTTCATTACACGGCTGAAAGCCGGGCATATCGGCAGGTTGGTTCAGGCGTTGTTTGAGGAGTGGCACGGATTTGAACCGTGGTCTTCTGTGGATAAGATTCATGCCTATTACGGCAGGTGTTTGAAGGATGACGAACTGCCGCTGGCTTTTGCGGCTGTGGATGATTCCGGAACCCTGTTGGGTTCGGCTACGGTCAAGCGGCATGATATGGAAAGTTTTCCACAGTATGAATATTGGTTGGGTGATGTCTTTGTTTTACCTGAATATCGCGGAAAAGGCATTGGCAGGAGGCTGGTCGCCCACTGCATAGGCGCAGCGCGTTCGCTGGGGATAAAGTTCTTGTATCTTTATACGCCTGATGTGCAAATATTTTATGAATCATTCGGCTGGGCGGTTGTCGGGCGACATTTCCATAACGGTGAATGGGTTACGGTTATGCGTTTGGATATGGATAAGGTTTAA